Below is a genomic region from Miscanthus floridulus cultivar M001 chromosome 1, ASM1932011v1, whole genome shotgun sequence.
TCCAAAAGAGAGCCGAAATGCCTACCTATCTAAACTCTAGAGCTCAACTCTCTGCTCCTGCTCGGTATAAACCGTCATCTTTTTTCTACGCTATACAAAAGCGGAGTGAatatcgccctgttcgtttgggctagtTTGGCTTATAAACTATGGCTGAAAATAttgttgactggtttggtgtgagagaaaaatattgttcgttgactgataagccagatacgagcaagCTGTATATCGTTAAAATCGCAGATTATCGCTGACAGGCATCGAGCTGCACACGTGATTACAGCCATACAAAGCCAAGAGCCCTTCTAGTGCCTAAAATGCATCTCGGTTATTAGAATTCAGGCTCAGGCGGTCAGGCCTCCCGCCTCCGTATCGGAATTCAGGCTCAGGCGAGAGCCCTTTTAGTGCCTGAAATGCATCTCCGTGTCAGAATCCAGGGCCATTCGTTCGTCCTGAACTTGGCTGCTGCCGGGTGAAGTTACCTCTCAGCTTCCGAGTCGTGCTGCCTGCCGCAGAGGCTGCTTCTCGTTGTTCTGGCTGCCCAGCGGCATGTATGATCTCCGAATCCGTGTACGACTACAAACAACGGCTAAGAGTTTTCAGTTGAGCTGCCACCGGCACAAACCTTTCTGCATCCAAAGagctcaccctgttcgcttgatcgctgtggcttataagccggttgatgatgttttgttgtgagaaaaaaatactatatcatagCTGAGCGAACAGGGTTCAGTCCGTTCACTGCTGAACCATGTATCCTTTTCAGATGGACATGGACATACTACTATGAGCCTGCACTGGTGTCATCGTGATGAACCAGCCGAGCCTCGACATGCATGTTGTTATCTTATCTGCGTGACAGGTCCAGAAAATGGTCGTCATCGTCACCGTCACCGTCAGATGTGCATTGGCAGTCGGGCATGTGCACGCGGCAGGCCAGCTTCTCCCTGCACTGCACTCGTCCAGCGGCCtgttcactggttggtttctgggctgatttaggctggctgatgctgatttgttgtgagagaaaaatactgttggttgactggtttgggctggttgaaaccaacaagcgaacagactgcaGGTCTTGAGTCTGGACTCTCTGGAGGACATCATGGACCGGAGCATTTGTTTTGTCATCAGAACACAATAAAAAAGGATAAAAAGACGCCCAGCCGCGCGCCCCCCGTAAATTTTTGAAACAAAAACCAGAATTCCGCAACCGGCAGTTGTAGGCCCCACGGGCCGGTGGCACAAGGACACCCAGCCCCGCGCCCACCCAGGTTCGTGTGCAAGTGGAACCACCTCCGCTTGCATGGGTTGAGTTGCTGCGGCTTGCGACGCGCACACACACAAGCGCTGCTCTGCTCCCACCACGCCACGCGACACAGAGCGAGCGGGCGCTCCGCTCCGCAGTTTCTGCCCCCGGTCGTGACGCCCCGCTGCACGGCTCCCGAGGCTCCGCACCCGCAccaccgtcgccgtcgccatcgccgcgcTGCTAAGACGCTGCCGGCTGATGTACTAATGTAAGTCTCTCttcggtgctgctgctgctgctccaacGCCGCGCGCTTTCCATTCCGCGCCACCACTGTTTCTCCGgctgttttcttttttcttttttatccgcgcgcgtggcggcggcggtggcggtggctccCGGGTTCCGTACGATCGGATCGTTCGTCGTGCGTCCGCTGGTACGTCGGCGCGATCTGATGGGGTTTTGCCGGCTGGCCTGATTCGGCCTCACGCGGCGGATTCGGGCCCGGATATGCTTCGGCGCTGATGATAAGATGCCTGTCGCGCGGTGCGTCAGTACGGATTTCGGAGAAGTGCGCGGTTTGGGTGGGGTTGGCGCCTTGAGACGGCTTCCTTTGACTATCTGGAGGTGATCTAGCTCGCGATTGGTGGTAATCTATCTGGCTGTAAAAGGTGGGATTTTCGTCAGTGGACACCCCCCCGGGAGGCATCGGGTGATGGAGATGTCATCGCCTCATCGCTGGCTTTAGTGACGACGGTGGCATTCGATTCCGCTTTAAAGGACCTTGGTGATTGGGAAGCAGGGCGTGTCTTTAAGGGGGTTCGCGATGGCGATGAAGGCCCCAGTTTTATTCCTCCGTCCTCCCCACTTTTGTACACCTGAACTGGTCGTTCTTTTCTTGTCTCAACGGATGAAGGGAGGGACACTTCTTGAGCAGTTGAGCTGAAATTCCGATGCTTGCTCATTTGGTTTCTCTCATGGTTTTCCTTTGATCGGTGAATTTATTCTTCTCTGCTGGGTATTCTTGCATGTGGAGATTAATTGGAAGGAGTGCCCAAGGATGTAACGCCAGCCTGAGTTGCATGGAGAGATAATGCCAGAGTTCCGAAGTGGTGCTCGGAGAGCTTGTCTGAGGTCTAAGAAGGTCGACAAGGCTGCAGACCCAGTTGGGAGCCCAGCAGTGCCGCCTCCTCAGGGCAGGGCTAGAAGGCGTGGAGGTGCTGTGGCTGGTAGTGGTAGAGGTAACAAAGCAGCTGCTAAGGGTAGAGGGAGGTCAGCTTCTAAACACAGAGGAAAGGGGCTGGAGACTATTGATTTGCAGACTGATCTGCCTTGCAACAACCTCCCTGAACCTGTTGTTGCTGGCGAGGCAGTTATTGGCACAGCCCACAAGGACCTTTGTTTGAGCAAGGCAGCTGACCGTGCTGCCAGCTTAAGAATGGTGGGTGATACGGACAAATTTGCAGTGCCAGAGGATGATGCCACAACCTCCCCAGTGCCTGAGAGGGTATGGCTTCTCTTTTCCTGATGTGTTCCTTTACATGGTGTGCAATTTTGTAGAGCGATCGATCAAGTGTTGTCCTTTGACCTGTTACAAAGCCTTTCTTGTGCTGTTTTCTCTTGTTTTGCTTTGTTTGGTAGTTCCATCATGTAGCTTGTGTTATTCAGTGAATTTCATATGTGCCATATTATGCTTGTGTTAGATACAAATTTTTTCCACTGGGAACATGCTTCTCCTGTGCTGTATCTATTTACTTTTCCGTAGAATATAGCATGCAGTCTTAGGTATCCAtgctatattttttttttctcgaacgtaCCTCAGGCACGGATTTCATTAAGCAGAAGCAGAGTTTTTTGGTTACAAAGGACTGGCCGGTAATCCTAGAATTACCAGCACAATCCCACAAGCACAAACGATACAGCAAGAAAGACCAAACCAAATTTAGAACCTACCAGGCTACCACGGCGATGATCAATCTGAATGGTGAAGAGGAACAAAATTGTTGGCTTTGGTGTGCTTGATAGATTGCATCTTTATTTGCATGAGAGAAATCAAGTTCTGAATTATTGGATTGTACGGTGTACCATCACAAGACTTTGGTTTTTAGAAAGAAGTAATGATAGTAAAGAACTAGCACAATGAACTCAAAGAAATGTAAATAATAAACAACATCTTCCtggattagttttttttttgcctaTTTTATTTCAGTGATTATTAAAACAATTCCTTACACCCCCCTTCAACCATTCTTGCCTTTGCAGTCTCTTAGGGAATACAGTAGGTgttaattttttttatcaaacacGCAGGAGAGCGCCGTATCTTTATATTAAGAACGAGAAAGGGCAAAAGAACCCATGCAAGAAACCACACACTCACACGAACTCGCGGACTCAAGTTTAAGATCTTTAGAGAACAGAGATAGCAGAGAGATTGTATTCCCCATTTGGGACAGACATTGTGAAGAATTTGCTGGCACATTCAGTGCACTGCAGTTACATTTTTAGGAATGGGCACTAAAGACACATTCACTTGGCAAGATAAAGTCTTTATTGTTTAATAGGTTTCTATTTTTTATTATAATCTTAGTTCGCCATTTCTTGCTGATTAACTTGCCTATATGTATAGTTCTGTAGCCATGAATTATAAGCACCTATACGTTATCCAATTGTTGCAGGTTCAAGTAGGTAATTCCCCAGAATATTTAACTGGTAGAAAGTTAGGCAAAGGTGGCTTTGGCCAGGTTTATGTTGGAAGAAGAGTATCTGGTGGATCTTCTCGTATGGGTCCTGATGCATATGAGGTTTCTTCTTTTATCTCTTTCAATCGAATGCTAAAGTTCTATTTGGTACACCATTCAAATATCTGGGTGAATGTCCTGTAGGTTGCACTAAAATTTGAGCACCGAAGCAGTAAGGGATGCAACTATGCCCCCCCATGCGAGTGGCACGTTTATCAGTACGAACCTTCATAATCCTCCTCCTGTATTTCAGTTATTCTCTGTGGATAATGATCCATTATCTTGTCTGACCAGGACTCTCAATGGTTGTTATGGCATTCCATCAGTCCACTACAAGGGTCGCCAGGGAGAGTACTACATTCTTGTGAGTTTAAAGTTAGTTATTAACTGCCAAAAAAATGTATCCGCACTTAACTCGATATTTTATTAAACCTGGATTCCAAATTTCAGGTAATGGATATGCTTGGTTCCAGCCTCTGGGATGTTTGGAATTCTGTAGGACAGGCGTAAGTATCTTGCCAAACTGTTTACCTTATCCATATGTTTTCTTACTCCCTACTGATATCAATGCCTCCAATAGGATGGCTCCTCATATGGCTGCTTGCATTGCTGTTGAGGCCATATCAATTCTTGAGAAACTTCACTCAAAAGGGTAAACCGAAAAGTACCCGATTATAGTAAGATGCATGAATTTTAGTATACTTTTGATGCTAACAGTCACATGGTTTCCTATCATTGCCAGCTTTGTACATGGCGATGTGAAACCAGAGAACTTTTTGCTTGGTCAGCCTGGTTCACCTGATGAGAAGAAGCTTTTCCTGATTGATCTTGGTTTAGGTACCTTGTTCAAAATAACTTAATCTATGTGTGAAGATATCTTGATCAAAATAACTTAATCTATATGTGAAGATAGTAAGATACTATGTCTCACATTGTTGAGACACTATGGCCTTCCCTAGTTGGCGTTGGTTTCTTAGGATATGTTTTATGCCCCCACTGACCTTTTCTACACTGTTCTGTGAATTTTAAAATTATGCAGCATCCAGGTGGAAAGAAGCAGCATCTGATAAGCATGTTGAATATGATCAGAGGCCAGATATCTTTAGGTTAGTTAGATCTTGTGGTGCATGTTACTGTACTAGCTTCTTTCTGTATAAAATTGTGTCACCTCCTAACATTAACTATCTCCTCTTTACATTTTGCAGGGGAACAATTAGATATGCTAGTGTCCATGCTCATTTAGGTCGTACTGGTAGTAGGAGGGATGATCTGGAGTCACTGGCATACACCCTTATTTTTTTAATAAGAGGAAGATTGCCTTGGCAAGGCTATCAGGTAGCCTTAGACATGCTCAGCTGTGTCTGTGTTAACATGTTCTGTTTTGTCTTGGACCTGTTTTTGCTTATAATGATTTAATAATGCAGGGAGATAACAAGAGTTTTCTTGTTTGTAAGAAGAAAATGGCCACTTCTCCAGAGATGCTTTGTTGCTTCTGTCCAGCTCCATTCAAATATTTTCTTGAGATGGTCACCAATTTGAAATTTGATGAAGAGCCAAATTACCCTAAACTTATTTCTGTTTTTGATGGTTTGATTGAAGAGCCTGCTCCAAGACCCATCAGAATTGATGGAGCTCTAAAGGTCTGATCTGCCATGCGCACAACATATTACCATTTCCAATGTTCCAACTATTTTATTCATTTGGAAAAATCCAATCGTTAGTTTATTCTGCTTCTTTTAGCTTAGGTCATGAATCTGTTGCACATACTATAGGTTGGACAGAAACGTGGAAGAGCACACGTAAACCTTGAGGTCGAAGAACAACCGAAGAAGAAAGTTAGATTGGGGAGCCCAGCAACTCAATGGATTTCAGTGTATAATGCTAGGTGGCCCATGAAGCAGAGGTAATTGCATTCAAATATGCCAGTCGTATAAATTGCTCTTTTATATTTGTGTATGTAAATACAGTATCTTCTATTGGCTATGATGTCGTATTTCCCTTGCTCTTTAAAATGGTATGTTCTAGAGTCTAGACTAAGTGCTTCCTTTGCTCACAGCACACAGTATCACTAGGATTCTGAATGatgatttgtttgtttgtttatcTTTATGTGATTTCTTTGAATAGACACTTGGCATCTCATGGGGCTCCTTATCGTTTCACCAGTATTGAAATTTAGCCACTAAAAAATCTTGTTACGACCATGGTTCTTTTTCTCTGAGAAAGCCTTTTTTGTGTCCCTGTGCCCTTTTCACTTTGTAAAATTGTAATCAACATGCTTTCTAGACATAACATAATCACGTGATAAAACAAGAGCTGGCATTTTAATTCCTGATACGAAGAACTTCTTTAGATGGTATCAAGGATATGATGGGATTCATGGAACAACATTCTTAAGCACTGGATAAATGTAGCTGAATTAAGAAGGATATTTTTTTGGTCATGTTTGGGATAGCGCTAGTGTGAACTCCCCCTCTAACAGCCATACATCTTGCATGACCCTAGTTTTGCATAATGCCTTGGCAAAAGTAGCAGTCAACATTGTTGTACTAGTCAAAAATAAAGTGTTACATGCTATTTCTAGTACTGTGCAATTTAAGCTTGTGTAGCTCCTATTTCTCTGCATGTGCATGCGTGCTTTCTTTTTAGTTTGAAATATATGAAGTCCCACTGGTTACTCAGCTATTTATTCATATTTTTGCTGCCTCCCCCTATTTATTTtaagtatgatttaaaaattttcaCTGTAAAAGACACTGCTTCTTTTGTCTTTAGATATCATTATAATGTAGCTGATTCAAGGCTGCACCAGCATATAGAAAAAGGTAATCGAGATGGTTTGTATGTAAGTTCTGTGGCTTCTTCAGCAAATTTTTGGGCTCTCATCATGGATGCTGGGACTGGGTTTTGTTCTCAAGTTTATGAGCTCTCACAAGTGTTTCTGCACAAGGTACACTATGATCTCTTTCTTTCCCTCTGTCACTCCCTCCATCACTCCATCTCCTGATTCTAGGTTGTGTATATTTGTAGGAGTGGATTACAGAGCAGTGGGAGAAGAATTATTACATAACAGCAATTGCTGGAGCAACCAATGGAAATTCCTTGATTGTAATGTCTAAAGGTCTGTAGATTGTTTTTCTCTACTAAACAGTTTTCAAATTAGGCCCAGTATGCAGATTGGAATGCAAATAATCAGATATTTGTTCATGTTTTTCCATGATGTTTAGGCCTAGACTTCCAAGTATGCAGGTTCGGGTACACTAAAATCGCTGCATGGATCCATATTTCCATATGCCATATATGGTATCATCAGCCAATTATTGTGTCAGCCAAAGCATGACAGGAAACATATTATGCCCCCATATTATCTACCTATTCTTGCTAATATCATTAGTGTGCCATTGGCCATAGTTCTGATAAATGACTTGCTAATGTTAGTTTTACTATTGGTTATAGTTCTGATATACTAGTGATAAGTTGATGGTGTGAGCAGTTTTGTGTTGCTGAGCATTGACAGGACGTCTATGTAATGTGTGCTCCTTGTGAACTGTTAACGTCTTTTCTTCCATATGAGTATTGTTCTGACTTGGTATGCCTCATCACTACAGGAACTCCGTACACACAGCAGTCATACAAAGTCAGTGAATCATTTCCTTATAAATGGATTAATAAAAAATGGAAAGAAGGTTTTCATGTGACATCTATGGCTACAGCAGGGAATCGTTGGGGAGTGATCATGTCAAGGAATGCAGGCTATTCTACTCAGGTTACATATCTACTTGTATCTATCAGTTTTTATTTAGAATACAAGCTGTATTTACcgtttctttcttccttttttttgcAATACATCATATGGAACGGTGATCGTGTTTTCCATGAATTATGTGGTTTCTCATGTGTCAGGTAGATTAATTTGTGCTGTATTTTCCATCTTTATTTATATTTGGAGTTGACTGAGCATCAATTCCTCTTGTCTGATCTTTTTTTTCCTCTGGAAATTATTAATTTGATGAGTCTTTTTGTATTCTTGTTATTTCTTTTGGTCCCAATGTCAACCTTGTCTGTGAGTCCTTTGAGGCACCTCATGAAACTACATAATCTGAAGTACTTACCTCTGGGTTGTAAGAATAACTTGAACTAAAACCCTGACATTTGTAGGACTAATTCTTCTTTAAAATTTCTTTCTTGTTTCGATTATTATTTTTTAAGCTGCCTGCAATTCATCAGTTGTGGCCCTACACGCCCAAGGCTCCCAAAGTCAGTCTCTGAATTTTGATAGAAATGTATCCTGCATGGAGAGCTCCCCTTGCTCATCACTCTAAGAGTTACTTATCCATCAGAAAGAgttatttgtaaaaaaaaaaaaaaaagatatatatCTATGCTACATTACGCATATGTATATGCATTTTAACTCTATAATTCGGTTGACAGCAAGCTTCTCTTCCAGTCTCATCGCTGCATGCAGAACACCCAATCTATAAACATATGGTCGCAACGGAGCTGATTCTGCCTTGAAACATACAGGTTGTGGAGCTGGACTTCCTGTATCCTAGTGAAGGTATCCATCTGCGATGGGAGACTGGTTATAGGATAACTTCGATTGCAGCTACACCTGACCAAGCTGCTTTTATCTTGAGCATCCCAAAGAGGAAGCCCATGGACGAGACGCAAGAAACTCTTCGTACTTCCGCCTTCCCCAGCACCCATGTAAAGGTGGGAATATGATATTGCATCCATTATTCATGCAGTTTATTTAGCAACAGATTTTCTAGTGCCTTGTTTCTGTCTATCTACCAATCTGAAAATCTGACACGGgacaaaaaaattcaggaaaaatggGTGAAGAACCTGTATATTTCATCGGTCTGCTACGGGCGAACTGTGTGCTGACGTGTATGTTGAAGCTCCAAGGTGCACAGATAGGCTTTAGCAACGTGCCAATATCCTACTCTGATTGTAAAGGATGACCTTGTCCATAAGTTGGGGTCATATTTGTTAGTATATATGTGTTTTATAGAAGTGCTAAACGCTCATTTGATGAGCTCGGCGGACGCCTCCACCGCTGGCGCCACACGGCGATGCTGCAGATTCACCTTTGTGCCCCCGTACGTAGCTTTTGACGACGTTGCTGTAACGGGCTATGCTATGCTCTTGCCATTGCTACCTCAAAAGCAAACACATTCGTTCATATATGCCGAAGATTTTACACAAAGCACGACACAAGTTCAGGGCTTCATGCATCTGCATCCCATGGAGACGAGCATTAGGCAGACGCGCATCAATACGCCCAACAAGGCGAATCGCACACGGGGCTGTGGTAGCGCACGGACGCCCGGCTGACCATTTGCAGCTCCCCGGTGGCCGAGGCGGCGGCGCGCGTGGCCTCCACCGCCGTCTCATGATGAAGCGCCCGTCGTTGCCCGTCTCCCTGAAGAACCTGCCGCTGCCCAGGTACGAGAGGTAGGAGAGCTGCGTGGGCGTCGACGTTGGCCCAGACGTGCCGGCACGCCGGTCTGCCGGCGGCGTTCAGGTCGGCCGCTCCGTCGTCGGTGAAGCCGAACCACAGGCCGTAGTCGGCGACGTACTGCGCGCGTCCACGGAAGGGCAGCGCCCAGTCGCCTTCCTCGCGCCACGGCGCGCGCGCCGCGTCGAACGCGTACGTGCCGTAATTCCTCGTCGAGATCCTGATCGTCGAGGCGGCGCCGGCATCGGCATCGGCGAACGAGTCTATGTGCACATGCCTGTACGACTCGATCGGCGGCGAGGGGAGGAGGTTCCAGAACCAATCCTCACGGTGGCGGTCGTAGATCAGGGCCTCGAAGTCGAGGCATTCCTGCTCCTCGTACCCGGGGCCGCGGCCGAGGTGGTAGAGCCTGCTGCCGGCCTCGGCCCACGTGCACCCGTGGTAGTGCCACTTGACGTGGCGCGCGTCGGGCCCGGCGCGCACGGCCTCCGTGCGCGTGTCGAAGATGACGGTGTGCCGGTGCCTGTCCACGCTGACGATCTTCTCCACGCCGCGGCCCAACGGGAGGAACTGCCGGCCGGTGGCGCAATCGAAGCGCGCCAACGGGCGCGGTAGGGTAGCGGCGGGCTGTGTCGCCTCCGGCGCCCCGTCTTGTGGCTGCAGCGAACAGAGGGCTCGTGTCGATGCGGTGCAGCGTGTGGACGTCATTGTCGCCGTCCATGATGAGGTAGATGGACCTTCGGATCGGCGCAGTACGCGTCGACGGCAGCGCTGCCATGGGTCGATCTCTGAATCTGATCTTGCCTCGCGCAAATGAGCGGTGGATTGGCCGGGGTTGCATAATGAGCGATAGACGACAGATGGACTCTTCTCGTACGGCGGTGCACCTGGGCGGGCTCCCTACCTGCCACGTGGATGACCTGCTCTACGCCACGTCAGAAGAAACCCGATCCATCGGAACAGCCAACGCACGTCGAACCACATCATGAACCCTAATCTCTAGCCCCAAGCTGGTGGATGGTCCTCGAACAACTGCTGTCCTGTCCCGCGATCCTTCACTTCGAGGGATCGGGATGTCTCCTCTGCTCCGTCCGTTAGCGCGCCGGCTGGTCGCGACCTGGGTGATGATCCTGGTATCGGATCGGAGCACCGCAGTCTGCAGGGCGAGAAAATCAAGGCCGCGACGTCCGTGTTCCCATCGACGACGAGGTGCCACTCCGGCAGTCCGCCAAAGTGTTCCTGCATGCGTCCACCTCTCCATCGATGACGAGATGTTTGTGAATCCCTGCCCTCGCTAAATTAAGGGAGTTAAGTGTCTAGATTTTCATGCAGCAATCTTAAACAACCAAAAAGTATAATTAAAATGACAACTCACACGAGATCATTTACAAACTTTCTATAGTCAAACAATAAATAAAATACACCTGAACCATAAGAGAAGTGTTTGCCAAAAAATGGGCTTTAAACTTCACGCAATTTACTTGAGACATGATGAGTCTTTGCCAAAAATGTGAAAATGACCAAGACTTTACCTTGGAATTTGTGATTTTGGATTAAAAAACTAACTATATAAAAGGCAATCTTCCAAGATCTATGAAAGTGAAACTCGTGATGCTCGTGTAGAGCATGGATCAAGACATCCTTTGCACCCACAATTCACCATTAAAATCACTCCAATCCGGGATCAAGCAAGCAATTTATGATCTACTGCCTTCTGTTcgaaattgtaagtcattttgtCTTCTCTAGCTATGTACCTTTTGCTATGCTTTTAGAcatatatgtctagatacatagtaaagtaatagatctagaaaaaccaaagcgtcctataatttaaaacggagagAATACATAATAAAAGCTGTGTACCTGAAAAAGACAGAACTAACTTACAATTTGAAACTGATGGAGTAGATGAGCTCTCGCATGTCCTAAGACCAAAGAAATTTGGTCCAATGTATGCAAGCTCAGCTGGTtgggttccttgtggtggaaTCTACCCACCCGGTTTCAAGTCCCCGATTTAAcatgggtgctcgtatttttctagatttattccaggatttaacgacgttattctttcagtggtaggcgacgtgccCGTCGACAACGAGgcgtctgtggtgacttcgtcaatctcgagatttgCCGGTGCAACTCAGTtgttcggaggtgctcataggggtagggtgtgtgttaataggggtgagtgtgcactCAGGTATGTTAGCGTCTGCGTCTGTAACTGGATCTAAAAAAACTAGGACAAACGAAAATTCTTAAGAAGAAAGGTTAAAAATTATAAAAATGCAAAAGCATATCACTACAAGGAAGGGATCCAAATCACGCAAGGTTCATCCAAAATAAGTCATGGGCTAAGTCTCAAATCATAGCTACAAGGTTTTGACTAGATTATTACCCACCCTCGTTCCCTCTAATAAGAAGTGCTCGGCAAAAATTAATGGACTGAGACCAAGATCGTCATATACCTTTGagttagcaaaaaaaaaagggtCAGGCCACATTAAGAGGTTGTGTGGTTGATCGTCTCCATAAGCCACGCCACACATATGACCGCCACAATAATTTTTG
It encodes:
- the LOC136477960 gene encoding casein kinase 1-like protein HD16 isoform X2, whose protein sequence is MPEFRSGARRACLRSKKVDKAADPVGSPAVPPPQGRARRRGGAVAGSGRGNKAAAKGRGRSASKHRGKGLETIDLQTDLPCNNLPEPVVAGEAVIGTAHKDLCLSKAADRAASLRMVGDTDKFAVPEDDATTSPVPERVQVGNSPEYLTGRKLGKGGFGQVYVGRRVSGGSSRMGPDAYEVALKFEHRSSKGCNYAPPCEWHVYQTLNGCYGIPSVHYKGRQGEYYILVMDMLGSSLWDVWNSVGQAMAPHMAACIAVEAISILEKLHSKGFVHGDVKPENFLLGQPGSPDEKKLFLIDLGLASRWKEAASDKHVEYDQRPDIFRGTIRYASVHAHLGRTGSRRDDLESLAYTLIFLIRGRLPWQGYQGDNKSFLVCKKKMATSPEMLCCFCPAPFKYFLEMVTNLKFDEEPNYPKLISVFDGLIEEPAPRPIRIDGALKVGQKRGRAHVNLEVEEQPKKKVRLGSPATQWISVYNARWPMKQRYHYNVADSRLHQHIEKGNRDGLYVSSVASSANFWALIMDAGTGFCSQVYELSQVFLHKEWITEQWEKNYYITAIAGATNGNSLIVMSKGTPYTQQSYKQGIVGE
- the LOC136477960 gene encoding casein kinase 1-like protein HD16 isoform X1; amino-acid sequence: MPEFRSGARRACLRSKKVDKAADPVGSPAVPPPQGRARRRGGAVAGSGRGNKAAAKGRGRSASKHRGKGLETIDLQTDLPCNNLPEPVVAGEAVIGTAHKDLCLSKAADRAASLRMVGDTDKFAVPEDDATTSPVPERVQVGNSPEYLTGRKLGKGGFGQVYVGRRVSGGSSRMGPDAYEVALKFEHRSSKGCNYAPPCEWHVYQTLNGCYGIPSVHYKGRQGEYYILVMDMLGSSLWDVWNSVGQAMAPHMAACIAVEAISILEKLHSKGFVHGDVKPENFLLGQPGSPDEKKLFLIDLGLASRWKEAASDKHVEYDQRPDIFRGTIRYASVHAHLGRTGSRRDDLESLAYTLIFLIRGRLPWQGYQGDNKSFLVCKKKMATSPEMLCCFCPAPFKYFLEMVTNLKFDEEPNYPKLISVFDGLIEEPAPRPIRIDGALKVGQKRGRAHVNLEVEEQPKKKVRLGSPATQWISVYNARWPMKQRYHYNVADSRLHQHIEKGNRDGLYVSSVASSANFWALIMDAGTGFCSQVYELSQVFLHKEWITEQWEKNYYITAIAGATNGNSLIVMSKGTPYTQQSYKVSESFPYKWINKKWKEGFHVTSMATAGNRWGVIMSRNAGYSTQVVELDFLYPSEGIHLRWETGYRITSIAATPDQAAFILSIPKRKPMDETQETLRTSAFPSTHVKEKWVKNLYISSVCYGRTVC